In Streptomyces sp. NBC_00569, a single genomic region encodes these proteins:
- a CDS encoding helix-turn-helix domain-containing protein: MANALQVLVKNRLEQQGWSYGDVARRGGIPRSTVHHLATVANVARMPQQATLEGLARGLELPLDAVRRAAAEACGIHLYFEDPADTASDPEIATLIASVQRLSDADRRHVTALVESLLRSTPDPDAPTDSGSASGD, from the coding sequence GTGGCCAACGCACTGCAGGTATTGGTGAAGAACCGGCTGGAGCAGCAGGGCTGGTCCTACGGCGACGTGGCCCGGCGTGGCGGCATCCCGCGTTCCACCGTTCACCACCTGGCGACCGTCGCGAACGTGGCCCGTATGCCGCAGCAAGCCACCCTCGAGGGCCTGGCCCGAGGACTGGAACTGCCCCTGGACGCGGTACGCAGAGCCGCCGCCGAAGCCTGCGGTATCCACCTCTACTTCGAGGACCCTGCCGACACCGCGTCCGACCCGGAGATCGCCACTCTCATCGCCAGCGTCCAGCGCCTGTCCGACGCCGACCGCCGCCACGTCACCGCACTCGTCGAGTCCCTCCTGCGCAGCACCCCCGACCCCGACGCCCCGACAGACTCCGGCTCCGCCTCCGGCGACTGA
- a CDS encoding AfsR/SARP family transcriptional regulator: MDGGSPELLRFEVLGPLRAWRGGTPLELGSIKRQAVLAALLLRQGAVVSHERLLDAVWGSEPPAGGRKVLPTHINSLRRALDPEGTPPAESVIRSGKGWYRFVVEGVRLDTADLDERGEEALRTVASGEPADAAEQLSAAVELFRGEPLANLPGPFAHEERRRWEERWRTLRLEWLKCLLVLARFGEALDNLGRLASASDGYDESLATVRMRALYGCGRQAEALRVYEDMRVRLRDELGADPGEELRRVHDAVLHQDGAFLLRPSPSVSSAPRESAVPAELPHDTPGFAGRTGELERLHSLLAPARVQGTANTVVISAIGGAAGIGKTALAVHWAHQVRDRFPDGQLYVNLHGFDHDRQPLEPSEALELLLRSLGLAASEIPPHHEAQGRVFRTLLADRRMLVLLDNAASADQVRSLLPSSPTCCVVVTSRNRLGDLVAHDGAHALPLDLLQPDEARALLSRTLGTERVDDDVHAVDELIRLCGSLPLALRVAAARLAGDPALRTADLVAEMTEGNKLEALAPDGDANSPLRKAFSVSYRVLASGARQLFRLLGLFPGAEFTTEVAAALLDAPVPQARRLIGALVSAHLIEPATAGRYRFHDLLREYAQECALAKEAAPDREAALERLLVWYLNVTRTTAGAGLFPELPSSLRAGRHPGMPSAIAPGLWLDAERANLLAVINHAAHHGPRPLAWHLTSALFNHFWVHLPRKTWQTTAQTVLDAAVTDSDLFGQAATHSSLAAARWDRGHVRQAMEHATRALDISRELGWATGEAAGLGLRGMAYWSMARLESAHDDFTAGLRIFRETGNRYVEGFGVVGLGMACRDLGRLHEAADHLERAVGLEAEVSWWDAGSALQVLGGVYWELGRLTDGLDLLGPEVASGKRAGYRDGHAMMLDAIAKINVELGRHNEGLEQAERAFALVEDTKRYWVQSGILITVAAARRRLAQLDQAVQAGEQALALAREARFRRAAADSHMCLSVTYRAAGRYDKARTHAEQALVLARDHSFRVVEGQALTALCETAEAEEAHGAAVELGHKALAVHRQTGHRLGEARTLSALALAHRNTDGAAAELMRKQAWDIFSDVGVPAKEYKDVDR; the protein is encoded by the coding sequence GTGGACGGCGGGTCTCCCGAGCTGCTTCGATTTGAGGTGCTCGGGCCGTTGCGGGCCTGGCGGGGCGGGACGCCGCTCGAGCTGGGTTCGATCAAGCGGCAGGCCGTACTGGCCGCGCTGCTGCTGCGCCAAGGGGCCGTGGTGAGTCATGAGCGGCTGCTCGATGCGGTGTGGGGATCGGAGCCGCCCGCGGGCGGTCGCAAGGTGCTGCCCACGCACATCAACTCGCTGCGCAGGGCGCTCGACCCGGAAGGCACCCCGCCCGCCGAGTCGGTGATCCGCAGTGGAAAGGGCTGGTACCGCTTCGTCGTCGAGGGTGTCCGGCTCGACACGGCAGATCTGGACGAGCGGGGTGAGGAGGCACTGCGTACCGTCGCGTCGGGCGAGCCGGCCGACGCGGCCGAGCAGTTGTCCGCGGCCGTCGAGTTGTTCCGGGGTGAGCCGCTGGCCAACCTGCCGGGGCCCTTCGCCCACGAGGAACGGCGGCGGTGGGAGGAGCGGTGGCGGACACTGCGACTGGAGTGGCTCAAGTGCCTGCTTGTGCTGGCCCGATTCGGAGAAGCACTCGACAACCTCGGCAGGCTGGCGTCCGCGTCCGACGGCTACGACGAGTCACTGGCGACCGTGCGCATGCGGGCCCTGTACGGCTGCGGACGTCAGGCGGAAGCGCTCAGGGTCTACGAGGACATGCGCGTACGACTGCGTGACGAGCTCGGAGCCGATCCCGGTGAGGAACTGCGCCGGGTACACGATGCGGTGCTGCACCAGGACGGCGCCTTCCTCCTGCGCCCGTCCCCGTCGGTGTCCTCCGCGCCGCGCGAGAGCGCCGTGCCCGCCGAACTCCCGCACGACACACCGGGTTTCGCCGGACGCACCGGCGAACTCGAACGACTCCACTCTCTGCTTGCGCCCGCACGGGTGCAAGGGACGGCGAACACCGTGGTCATCTCCGCCATCGGCGGCGCCGCCGGCATCGGCAAGACCGCACTGGCCGTCCACTGGGCACACCAGGTCCGCGACCGCTTCCCGGACGGCCAGCTCTACGTCAACCTGCACGGCTTCGACCACGACCGGCAGCCCCTCGAACCCAGCGAGGCCCTCGAACTGCTGCTGCGCAGCCTCGGACTCGCGGCGTCGGAGATCCCCCCGCACCACGAGGCCCAGGGGCGCGTGTTCCGGACTCTGCTGGCCGACCGGCGCATGCTCGTGCTGCTGGACAACGCGGCCTCCGCCGATCAGGTACGTTCGCTGCTTCCGTCCAGCCCGACCTGCTGCGTCGTCGTCACCAGCCGCAACCGGCTCGGCGACCTCGTCGCCCACGACGGCGCCCACGCCCTGCCACTGGACCTCCTGCAGCCGGACGAGGCCCGCGCCCTGTTGAGCCGGACCCTCGGCACGGAACGGGTCGACGACGACGTGCACGCGGTCGACGAACTGATCCGGCTCTGCGGCAGCCTGCCTCTGGCCCTGCGCGTGGCCGCCGCCAGGCTCGCGGGCGATCCGGCCCTGCGAACGGCCGACCTCGTCGCCGAGATGACCGAGGGCAACAAGCTGGAGGCACTGGCGCCGGACGGTGATGCCAACTCCCCTCTGCGTAAAGCCTTTTCGGTGTCGTACCGGGTTCTGGCATCCGGCGCACGCCAGCTGTTCCGCCTGCTCGGCCTGTTCCCGGGAGCCGAGTTCACCACCGAGGTCGCGGCGGCGCTCCTGGATGCGCCGGTGCCGCAGGCCCGGCGTCTGATCGGTGCGCTGGTCTCGGCCCATCTGATCGAACCCGCGACGGCGGGGCGTTACCGGTTCCACGATCTCCTTCGTGAGTACGCACAGGAGTGTGCGTTGGCGAAGGAGGCCGCCCCGGACCGTGAAGCCGCCCTCGAACGGCTGCTGGTCTGGTACCTGAACGTCACCCGCACCACGGCGGGGGCCGGGCTCTTTCCGGAGCTGCCCAGCAGCCTCCGTGCCGGCAGGCACCCGGGCATGCCGTCAGCCATCGCACCCGGACTATGGCTGGATGCAGAACGGGCAAATCTGCTCGCCGTCATCAACCATGCCGCACACCACGGCCCCCGCCCCCTCGCCTGGCACCTGACCTCCGCGCTGTTCAACCACTTCTGGGTCCATCTGCCACGCAAGACATGGCAGACCACGGCGCAGACGGTACTGGACGCGGCCGTGACCGACAGTGACCTGTTCGGCCAGGCAGCGACACACTCCAGCCTTGCAGCGGCGCGGTGGGACCGGGGGCATGTCCGACAGGCGATGGAGCACGCCACACGCGCACTGGACATCAGCCGGGAGCTTGGTTGGGCAACGGGCGAGGCCGCTGGCCTCGGCCTGAGAGGCATGGCGTATTGGAGCATGGCGCGACTCGAGAGTGCGCACGACGATTTCACTGCCGGGCTGCGCATCTTCCGTGAGACCGGGAATCGCTACGTTGAAGGATTCGGGGTGGTCGGCCTCGGTATGGCCTGTCGGGATCTGGGCCGGCTGCACGAGGCCGCCGATCACCTCGAACGTGCCGTCGGCCTCGAGGCGGAGGTCAGCTGGTGGGACGCCGGCTCGGCCCTGCAGGTCCTGGGTGGGGTGTACTGGGAACTCGGCCGTCTCACCGACGGACTCGACCTCCTCGGCCCGGAGGTGGCCTCCGGCAAGCGGGCCGGTTACCGCGACGGCCACGCGATGATGCTCGACGCCATCGCGAAGATCAATGTCGAACTCGGCCGCCACAACGAAGGGCTGGAGCAGGCCGAGCGAGCGTTCGCGCTGGTCGAGGACACGAAGCGATACTGGGTTCAGTCCGGCATCCTCATCACGGTTGCAGCAGCCCGCAGGCGACTGGCACAGCTGGACCAGGCTGTTCAGGCCGGCGAGCAGGCTCTCGCCCTGGCCCGCGAGGCGCGATTCAGACGGGCCGCAGCGGACAGCCACATGTGCCTCTCTGTCACGTACAGGGCAGCGGGCCGGTACGACAAGGCCCGTACCCATGCCGAACAGGCGCTGGTCCTGGCCCGTGACCACTCGTTCCGCGTGGTGGAGGGCCAGGCCCTGACAGCCCTGTGCGAGACCGCGGAGGCCGAGGAAGCACACGGCGCAGCCGTCGAACTCGGCCACAAGGCCCTCGCCGTACACCGCCAGACCGGCCACAGACTCGGCGAGGCCCGCACCCTCAGTGCCCTCGCCCTCGCCCACCGGAACACCGACGGTGCTGCCGCTGAACTGATGAGGAAGCAGGCGTGGGACATCTTCTCGGACGTCGGCGTGCCCGCGAAGGAGTACAAGGATGTCGACCGGTGA
- a CDS encoding polysaccharide deacetylase family protein, whose protein sequence is MARRRNRRGWNSKVLGAALGVTLLATGASVWTAQAGTADGSSSEATAPATPVSDVRPTAVTIAHASDAGTRGINITIDDGPDPEWTPQVLDVLRQYKVKATFCMVGPQAQAHPDLVKKVVAAGHRLCDHSVSHDTAMDKKSEAYQSQQILDAERMITKASGGVRPMYYRAPGGAFTPYSRKLAASRGMRPLGWNVDSKDFERPGTDTIVATVEQELPNGPTLLFHDAGGDRTQTVEALRRVLPQLKEQGYSFGFPVR, encoded by the coding sequence ATGGCGCGGCGGAGAAACAGGCGGGGCTGGAACAGCAAAGTGCTCGGCGCCGCGCTCGGGGTGACGTTGCTCGCCACCGGTGCCTCGGTGTGGACCGCGCAGGCCGGTACCGCGGACGGCTCATCATCGGAGGCGACAGCCCCGGCCACACCGGTCAGTGACGTGAGACCGACCGCGGTGACCATCGCACACGCCTCGGACGCGGGGACTCGCGGCATCAACATCACCATCGACGACGGCCCCGACCCCGAATGGACCCCTCAAGTGCTCGACGTGCTGCGTCAGTACAAGGTGAAGGCCACGTTCTGCATGGTGGGCCCACAGGCCCAGGCGCACCCGGACCTCGTGAAGAAGGTCGTCGCGGCCGGGCACCGGTTGTGCGACCACTCGGTGTCGCACGACACCGCCATGGACAAAAAGTCCGAGGCCTACCAGTCGCAGCAGATTCTCGACGCCGAGCGCATGATCACCAAGGCCTCCGGGGGCGTACGCCCGATGTACTACCGGGCACCCGGCGGAGCCTTCACCCCCTACAGCCGCAAGCTCGCCGCTTCCCGGGGCATGCGCCCGCTGGGCTGGAACGTGGACAGCAAGGACTTCGAGCGGCCGGGTACGGACACCATCGTCGCCACCGTCGAGCAGGAGCTGCCCAACGGACCGACCCTCCTCTTCCACGACGCGGGCGGCGACCGCACCCAGACCGTCGAGGCTCTGCGCCGTGTTCTCCCCCAACTCAAGGAACAGGGCTACTCCTTCGGCTTCCCGGTGCGCTGA
- a CDS encoding GxGYxYP domain-containing protein yields MVSRRNLLQAGGAFLAAGSLGVSLPQQAGAAERSAAARLLPTFGRATRLDVADLSKLNGNDQLLLTTLQGVVNRRDPRLYFNFDSGEVDLRWLAGTGAKATHHADALALVDRYRDEVRGAVIIDPDVPDSVNVATTLAGLHGAVAATAEQAKTHGLKTVTDLRGRFDADDVLATYRWQLDHLFPHCSHALLAGLPPSRTVNVTGVKWREVARETERIRDTSNRKVRTLDLSPELGGDNDVYLRFQDSFGDDGWGASVASVTVKADGKDIASFTPGTDAEKPYLFDGLNSSLGDKSNRFSDGGGYFVYRLTVPAGAKELTVDVDMWNQYLVTATTTAPTRVEPFPYFRDYVVASNAMVLWLPPSGDTGKLLDETFAKLEPTTPYTGWFSNDVAGEWGGVDRASQHGIPVVPADFYMNGTVHAGTPAKISDRVRPRPKAELHNRVYVTLTVGEGDNVQYCQRRMRDIWDDPKRGTVPVNWTVSPLLADIGPALLAYYQRTATANDLLISGPSGAGYTYPGSWPEEALDAYTALSGRFLRRTGMDLAYAYNPRNTAGDGWVPFDERVMTSYRKNTSVRGVIQSWETGDLQVRPAGIPVIGNFYPQGKGEEFRDALLRHIEGRDTSKPMFIAAAINAWDWTPSDIADLAALLKDPFEVVRGDAFFSLMDRAAM; encoded by the coding sequence ATGGTGTCACGAAGAAATCTCCTGCAGGCGGGCGGCGCGTTCCTGGCCGCCGGGAGCCTCGGGGTCAGCCTGCCCCAGCAGGCCGGAGCCGCCGAGCGCAGCGCGGCGGCCCGCCTCCTGCCGACCTTCGGCCGGGCCACCAGGCTCGACGTCGCCGACCTCAGCAAGCTGAACGGCAACGACCAACTACTGCTGACGACCCTTCAGGGTGTCGTCAACCGGCGCGACCCACGGCTCTACTTCAACTTCGACAGCGGTGAGGTCGACCTGCGCTGGCTCGCCGGCACCGGCGCGAAGGCCACCCACCACGCCGATGCCCTCGCCCTGGTCGACCGCTACCGCGACGAGGTGCGCGGCGCCGTCATCATCGACCCCGACGTACCCGATTCGGTCAACGTCGCCACCACGCTCGCCGGCCTCCACGGCGCCGTCGCCGCCACCGCCGAACAGGCGAAGACCCACGGTCTGAAGACCGTCACCGACCTGCGTGGCCGCTTCGACGCGGACGACGTCCTGGCCACCTACCGCTGGCAGCTCGACCACCTCTTCCCGCACTGCAGCCACGCCCTGCTGGCAGGCCTCCCGCCGAGCCGGACCGTCAACGTGACCGGGGTCAAGTGGCGCGAGGTCGCACGAGAGACCGAGCGGATCCGCGACACCTCCAACCGCAAGGTCCGCACGCTCGACCTCAGCCCGGAACTCGGCGGCGACAACGATGTCTACCTTCGGTTCCAGGACTCCTTCGGCGACGACGGCTGGGGCGCGTCGGTCGCCTCGGTCACCGTGAAGGCCGACGGCAAGGACATCGCCTCGTTCACGCCGGGCACCGACGCCGAGAAGCCCTACCTGTTCGACGGCCTCAACTCCTCCCTCGGGGACAAGTCGAACCGGTTCAGCGACGGCGGCGGCTACTTCGTCTACCGACTCACCGTGCCCGCCGGCGCCAAGGAACTGACGGTCGACGTCGACATGTGGAACCAGTACCTGGTCACCGCCACCACCACCGCGCCCACCCGCGTCGAGCCCTTCCCGTACTTCCGGGACTACGTGGTGGCGAGCAACGCCATGGTGCTGTGGCTGCCACCCTCGGGCGACACCGGCAAACTGCTGGACGAGACGTTCGCCAAGCTCGAGCCGACCACCCCGTACACCGGCTGGTTCTCCAACGACGTGGCCGGCGAGTGGGGCGGCGTCGACCGCGCCTCGCAGCACGGCATCCCGGTCGTGCCCGCCGACTTCTACATGAACGGGACCGTGCACGCCGGCACCCCGGCGAAGATCTCCGACCGCGTACGGCCCCGTCCGAAGGCCGAGCTCCACAACCGCGTCTACGTGACGCTGACGGTCGGCGAGGGCGACAACGTCCAGTACTGCCAGCGCCGGATGCGGGACATCTGGGACGACCCCAAGCGCGGCACCGTGCCCGTCAACTGGACGGTGAGCCCCCTGCTCGCCGACATCGGACCAGCGCTCCTCGCGTACTACCAGAGGACCGCGACCGCCAACGACCTGCTCATCTCCGGCCCGTCCGGGGCGGGTTACACCTACCCCGGGTCCTGGCCCGAAGAGGCTCTGGACGCGTACACGGCGCTCAGCGGCCGCTTCCTGCGCCGCACCGGCATGGATCTGGCCTACGCCTACAACCCCCGCAACACCGCGGGCGACGGCTGGGTCCCCTTCGACGAGCGGGTCATGACGTCCTACCGCAAGAACACATCGGTGCGCGGCGTCATCCAGTCCTGGGAAACCGGCGACCTGCAGGTACGGCCCGCCGGGATCCCGGTGATCGGCAACTTCTACCCGCAAGGCAAGGGCGAGGAGTTCCGCGACGCGCTGCTCCGGCACATCGAGGGGCGGGACACGTCGAAGCCGATGTTCATCGCCGCCGCGATCAACGCCTGGGACTGGACCCCGAGCGATATCGCGGATCTCGCCGCACTCCTGAAGGACCCGTTCGAAGTCGTCCGCGGTGACGCGTTCTTCTCACTGATGGACCGCGCCGCCATGTGA
- a CDS encoding extracellular solute-binding protein: protein MNRRTLLAASLAAATTAAVSGCGSGSGRKPGELEVLYRVEKTWPHLEKMLKEAKKEYEAAHKGVTVKLTPVQGSSEDYYTKLALLNRSPGSAPDVYFHDTFQVNADVAAKKLAPLDSYLAKWPDWQEQFPESLRQAARGLDGKTYGVPISTDNRGLWYNKDVFKSAGLPENWAPKTWDDILDAARTIKRKVRGVTPFCMYSAKIHGEGATMQGFEMLLYGTPGGTLFDRGKWVARSKGVTDSLKFIDTIYREDLGPKKADALNAKLADKALFEWFPDGKLGISLDGGWISGSWKPAGPHPWPEWTERMGWVPMPTQGGEAPGAVSMSGGWVMAVSSYSKLKQKGFDFITVALNKKNAAMYSEGSGDLAVRKDVASDPTYLKSDPSIAFWTGLAKVTHYRPAYEQYPKVSAQIQEAMEAVTTGSSSPADAAKRYAQEVSRIVGVDNVVSTS from the coding sequence TTGAACAGACGCACCCTTCTTGCCGCCTCCCTCGCCGCCGCGACCACCGCCGCCGTCTCGGGCTGCGGCAGCGGGTCCGGCCGCAAGCCAGGTGAGCTCGAGGTCCTCTACCGCGTGGAGAAGACCTGGCCGCACCTGGAGAAGATGCTGAAGGAGGCCAAGAAGGAGTACGAGGCCGCGCACAAGGGCGTCACCGTCAAGCTGACACCGGTCCAGGGCAGCAGCGAGGACTACTACACCAAGCTCGCCCTCCTGAACCGCTCCCCCGGCTCCGCCCCCGACGTCTACTTCCACGACACCTTCCAGGTCAACGCCGACGTGGCCGCCAAGAAACTGGCCCCACTGGACTCCTACCTCGCCAAGTGGCCCGACTGGCAGGAGCAGTTCCCCGAATCGCTGCGCCAGGCGGCCCGTGGCCTGGACGGCAAGACGTACGGCGTCCCGATCTCCACCGACAACCGCGGCCTCTGGTACAACAAGGACGTCTTCAAGTCCGCCGGACTGCCCGAGAACTGGGCCCCCAAGACCTGGGACGACATCCTCGACGCGGCCCGCACCATCAAACGCAAGGTGCGCGGCGTCACCCCGTTCTGCATGTACTCCGCGAAGATCCACGGCGAGGGCGCCACCATGCAGGGATTCGAGATGCTCCTGTACGGCACTCCCGGCGGCACCCTCTTCGACCGCGGCAAGTGGGTGGCACGGAGCAAGGGAGTCACCGACTCCCTGAAGTTCATCGACACGATCTACCGCGAAGACCTCGGCCCCAAGAAGGCCGACGCCCTCAACGCCAAGCTCGCCGACAAGGCGCTGTTCGAGTGGTTCCCCGACGGCAAGCTCGGCATCAGCCTGGACGGCGGCTGGATCTCCGGCTCCTGGAAGCCGGCGGGACCGCACCCGTGGCCGGAGTGGACCGAAAGGATGGGCTGGGTCCCGATGCCCACGCAGGGCGGCGAGGCACCGGGCGCCGTCAGCATGTCGGGAGGCTGGGTCATGGCGGTCAGCTCGTACAGCAAGCTCAAGCAAAAGGGCTTCGACTTCATCACGGTGGCGCTGAACAAGAAGAACGCCGCCATGTACTCCGAGGGCTCCGGCGACCTCGCCGTCCGCAAGGACGTGGCGTCCGACCCGACCTACCTCAAGAGCGACCCCTCGATCGCGTTCTGGACCGGTCTCGCGAAGGTCACCCACTACCGGCCCGCCTACGAGCAGTACCCGAAGGTCTCCGCGCAGATCCAGGAGGCGATGGAGGCGGTCACCACCGGAAGCAGTTCCCCGGCGGACGCGGCGAAGCGATACGCCCAGGAAGTGAGCCGGATCGTCGGTGTAGACAACGTTGTCTCCACCTCATGA
- a CDS encoding carbohydrate ABC transporter permease — MTTSVPARRTPVKTPPPSPGRRSLRWLLPLAPALVLIAVFLLGPILWSVWIAFTNETLTGSASVNSHFVGLDNFTRLFDDDAFTGSLMRTLVFVLFSAVLGQNVLGLLIALVLRGKNRVVRGVVNGVVIAAWVVPEVVAAACWFSFLDEKGTLNSMLGVHQEWLVSAPMLAVILANTWRGTAFSMLVYSAALSEVPRDVLEAAKVDGASTGRTFFSVTLPLIQRSVLSNLMLTTLQTLASFGLIYALTGGGPGEESQTTPLYMYEQAFKYFEVGYGSAIALVMLLFGALLSLVYLRLIKVED; from the coding sequence ATGACCACCTCCGTCCCGGCGAGGCGCACCCCGGTGAAGACGCCGCCACCGTCGCCGGGCCGCCGCTCGCTGCGTTGGCTCCTGCCGCTCGCACCCGCCCTGGTCCTCATCGCGGTCTTCCTCCTGGGGCCCATCCTGTGGAGCGTCTGGATCGCCTTCACCAATGAGACCCTCACCGGGTCGGCCTCCGTGAACTCGCACTTCGTCGGCCTGGACAACTTCACCAGGCTCTTCGACGACGACGCGTTCACCGGCTCGCTGATGCGCACCCTGGTCTTCGTCCTGTTCTCGGCCGTCCTCGGCCAGAATGTGCTCGGCCTCCTGATCGCCTTGGTGCTCCGCGGCAAGAACCGGGTCGTCAGAGGCGTGGTGAACGGTGTCGTCATCGCGGCCTGGGTCGTCCCCGAAGTCGTCGCCGCCGCCTGCTGGTTCTCGTTCCTCGACGAGAAGGGCACGCTCAACTCGATGCTCGGCGTGCACCAGGAGTGGCTGGTCTCCGCACCGATGCTCGCCGTGATCCTCGCCAACACCTGGCGCGGCACCGCGTTCTCCATGCTCGTCTACTCAGCGGCCCTGTCCGAGGTGCCTCGTGACGTGCTGGAGGCAGCGAAGGTCGACGGCGCCTCCACCGGCCGCACCTTCTTCAGTGTCACCCTGCCGCTGATCCAGCGCTCCGTGCTCTCCAATCTGATGCTGACCACGCTGCAGACCCTCGCGAGCTTCGGCCTGATCTACGCCCTGACCGGCGGCGGCCCGGGCGAGGAGAGCCAGACCACGCCGCTGTACATGTACGAGCAGGCGTTCAAGTACTTCGAGGTCGGGTACGGCAGCGCCATCGCCCTGGTGATGCTCCTGTTCGGCGCATTGCTGTCGCTGGTGTACCTGCGACTGATCAAGGTGGAGGACTGA
- a CDS encoding carbohydrate ABC transporter permease — MTRWGARTASHAVIVLITLCFLGPFVWVLLSSVQPGSSPAAELSFSFSLANFRAVLNWDTVYGPLLNSVVISGSTALLTVVVSGLAAYPLSRYRLRYKRHFMLTLLFSTGLPLTAIMVPVYAMFFRFQLYGSVAAMVLFLTASALPFAIWMMKNFMDGVPVSLEEAAWVDGAGWVQSLRRVVAPLMAPGVAVVAIFVFVGQWGNFFVPFVLLDTPEKQPAAVTIYSFFSQYGQVAYGQLAAFSVIYTTPAVLLYVLVNKYLSGSFNMAGSVKG; from the coding sequence ATGACCCGCTGGGGCGCGCGCACCGCGTCGCACGCCGTGATCGTGTTGATCACGCTCTGCTTCCTCGGCCCGTTCGTGTGGGTGCTGCTCTCCTCCGTGCAGCCCGGCTCCTCCCCGGCCGCCGAACTGTCCTTCTCCTTCTCGCTCGCCAACTTCCGGGCTGTCCTGAACTGGGACACGGTGTACGGGCCGCTACTCAACTCCGTGGTCATCTCCGGCTCCACGGCCCTGCTCACGGTCGTCGTCTCCGGACTCGCCGCCTACCCGCTCTCCCGCTACCGGCTGCGCTACAAACGGCACTTCATGCTCACGCTCCTGTTCTCCACGGGCCTGCCGCTGACCGCGATCATGGTTCCGGTCTACGCGATGTTCTTCCGCTTCCAGCTGTACGGCTCCGTAGCGGCGATGGTGCTGTTCCTGACGGCCAGCGCGCTGCCGTTCGCCATCTGGATGATGAAGAACTTCATGGACGGCGTGCCGGTCAGCCTGGAGGAGGCCGCCTGGGTGGACGGCGCGGGCTGGGTCCAATCACTGCGCCGCGTGGTGGCACCTTTGATGGCGCCGGGCGTCGCCGTCGTCGCGATCTTCGTGTTCGTCGGCCAGTGGGGCAACTTCTTCGTCCCGTTCGTCCTGCTCGACACCCCGGAGAAGCAGCCGGCCGCGGTCACCATCTACTCGTTCTTCTCTCAGTACGGCCAGGTGGCGTACGGGCAGCTGGCGGCCTTCTCCGTCATCTACACGACCCCGGCCGTCCTGCTCTACGTCCTCGTCAACAAGTACCTCTCCGGCTCGTTCAACATGGCCGGATCGGTGAAGGGATAG